In one Musa acuminata AAA Group cultivar baxijiao chromosome BXJ2-5, Cavendish_Baxijiao_AAA, whole genome shotgun sequence genomic region, the following are encoded:
- the LOC135612727 gene encoding uncharacterized protein LOC135612727, protein MAVVMRRQARPEGPSAARRKLYGAAEAEIGSRVFPLPAPAPQSMPSVGARRSTRVFVAKPSSVAVAANACGDGDSRILRSGKRLAVWKRRDEWLDVFSGGTADLQWWKREDGARRENRDSIVWNEPEARAAGIVRELPESFVPKNSLDCPQTKKFGMVYGRKRQRQLPSDAGSPSSSVGDGDSEIEKRYGLVFMRRGRRKRLKVAPVPLVIKRERVEISNERGVVKRQPRVAVSSVNGVKKIGIKERSLCVTTGGPVVLSLIVESSCVGSSLLFPRLLIAILRWTRRVTVTLWEFAAFLLSGSLASVFSQHGVHILPLQRDRDNMVLTNALPSCGLCKIYGSRQSVPIIWLDISALPSYFRSLHVSFLLGSLYLPRVLARTLMVSHVDPYVAVNCGENDSHALVEADYSGTKRLRLHSMDVYEQNDLVDAYRSFTQNAIPFSGLRPNKHRRRRSSSRFLSSQNPGLMSSCTDTASQNGSSVLSEDKASSFPELMVKPMFVDVPDACGEDSSCKDESDVSSPLSSQGKQKKSAKKSPVEQNKELKSALAEVKRNIDSVHCKANVLVTDADRCWREEGFEVMLDMLAPKDWCITVKSHGQVRYLHRPLDMRPCFVNRFTHAYMWAGEDRWKLEFLDRWDWLVFKELHAECRERNLQEASFRMIPVPIFEEVSGTEACAAATFVHPDEYIRMEDDEVQRALFSKIARYDMDSGDEQWLDEYNSSIRHMDLGELAVITADNFEKIIYAMEKDAFSNVDDVFDKEKALDLYQNFGMREMLGAVYDYWIRKRNKRCAALVREFQGPPLRRAKFIHKPFVRKKRSFNRQRSQITRTKLVVTSQVEPHEEALQRVQEAKNAANKAVELAIHLRGRAQMLLSNAELLVYKSVMALRIAESIEACDTSDPAPMILD, encoded by the exons ATGGCGGTGGTGATGAGGCGGCAAGCGAGACCGGAGGGCCCTAGCGCTGCGCGGAGGAAGCTGTACGGGGCGGCCGAAGCGGAGATAGGGTCCCGGGTGTTCCCACTGCCGGCGCCGGCACCGCAGTCCATGCCGTCGGTGGGGGCTCGGCGGTCGACGAGGGTGTTCGTCGCCAAGCCTTCCTCCGTTGCTGTGGCCGCGAATGCCTGCGGCGACGGCGACTCGAGGATCCTCCGGTCCGGGAAGCGGCTCGCTGTGTGGAAGCGCAGGGATGAGTGGTTGGATGTCTTTAGCGGCGGTACCGCGGATCTGCAGTGGTGGAAGCGGGAGGATGGCGCAAGGCGGGAAAATAGGGACTCCATTGTGTGGAACGAGCCGGAGGCTCGTGCTGCTGGGATCGTGAGGGAACTGCCGGAGTCCTTTGTTCCCAAGAACTCTCTGGATTGTCCGCAGACTAAGAAGTTTGGGATGGTTTATGGGCGTAAGCGGCAGAGGCAGCTTCCTAGTGACGCAGGGTCACCATCTTCGTCTGTTGGAGATGGGGATTCCGAGATCGAAAAAAGATACGGCTTGGTTTTCATGCGGAGAGGTCGCAGGAAGAGACTAAAGGTAGCGCCTGTACCTCTGGTAATCAAACGAGAGCGGGTGGAGATCTCGAACGAAAGAGGTGTTGTGAAGAGACAGCCTAGAGTTGCAGTATCTTCAGTGAATGGCGTGAAGAAGATCGGTATTAAGGAACGTAGTCTGTGCGTTACCACAGGTGGTCCTGTGGTGCTCTCACTGATCGTGGAATCCTCTTGCGTCGGTAGTTCACTCTTGTTTCCAAGACTCCTAATTGCTATACTTAGATGGACGAGGAGGGTCACGGTGACTCTTTGGGAGTTTGCTGCCTTCCTACTATCTGGGTCGTTGGCAAGTGTCTTCTCTCAGCATGGAGTCCATATATTGCCACTCCAACGAGACAGAGAT aATATGGTGTTGACAAATGCTTTGCCTTCTTGTGGGTTATGTAAGATTTATGGTTCTAGACAGTCGGTTCCTATAATATGGCTTGATATTTCGGCCCTTCCGTCCTACTTTAGGAGCTTGCATGTCAGCTTTCTTCTTGGTTCACTTTATTTACCTCGTGTTCTTGCGAGGACCTTAATGGTCTCACATGTTGATCCCTACGTGGCTGTTAATTGCGGAGAAAATGATTCTCATGCTCTTGTGGAGGCAGATTATTCGGGAACTAAACGTTTAAGGCTTCATTCTATGGATGTATACGAACAAAATGATCTAGTTGATGCTTATAGATCATTTACCCAAAATGCAATTCCTTTTAGTGGTTTAAGGCCAAATAAGCATCGCAGGAGAAGAAGTTCCTCAAGGTTTCTAAGTAGTCAGAACCCGGGTTTGATGAGCTCATGTACAGATACAGCAAGTCAGAATGGTTCTAGTGTTTTATCAGAagataaagcaagtagtttcccaGAACTCATGGTAAAGCCAATGTTTGTTGATGTGCCTGATGCCTGTGGTGAGGACTCCAGTTGCAAAGATGAGAGTGATGTCTCAAGTCCACTTAGTTCTCAGGGAAAGCAGAAGAAGTCTGCCAAGAAGAGCCCCGTGGAGCAGAATAAGGAACTAAAGTCTGCTTTGGCAGAGGTGAAGCGAAATATAGACTCTGTACATTGCAAGGCAAATGTTCTGGTTACTGATGCAGACAGGTGTTGGAGAGAGGAAGGTTTTGAAGTCATGTTGGACATGTTGGCCCCGAAGGACTGGTGTATAACTGTGAAGTCACATGGTCAAGTGAGGTACCTGCACAGGCCTCTGGACATGAGGCCTTGTTTTGTCAATCGGTTCACTCATGCCTATATGTGGGCTGGAGAAGATAGATGGAAGCTTGAGTTTTTGGATAGGTGGGACTGGCTTGTTTTCAAGGAATTGCATGCAGAATGCCGAGAGCGTAACCTGCAGGAGGCTTCCTTTAGGAtgattccagtgcccatctttgaggAGGTCTCCGGTACCGAGGCATGCGCTGCAGCTACTTTTGTACACCCTGATGAATACATCAGGATGGAGGATGATGAAGTTCAGCGAGCTCTATTTAGCAAAATTGCTAGGTATGATATGGACTCAGGGGATGAGCAGTGGCTTGATGAGTATAATTCTAGCATTCGACATATGGATCTTGGCGAATTGGCTGTTATTACAGCAGACAACTTTGAGAAAATAATTTATGCAATGGAGAAGGATGCTTTCAGCAATGTGGATGATGTATTTGATAAGGAGAAGGCATTAGATCTTTATCAGAATTTTGGAATGAGAGAGATGTTGGGTGCTGTTTATGACTACTGGATAAGAAAGAGGAACAAGAGATGTGCTGCTTTAGTTCGAGAGTTCCAG GGTCCACCTTTGCGAAGGGCAAAGTTCATACACAAACCATTTGTGCGCAAGAAGAGATCTTTCAATAGGCAACGTAGCCAGATAACTAGAACAAAGCTGGTGGTCACCTCTCAAG